The genomic segment ACCTTCCTCGGCGTGTACAACCTGCTGGCCCGCAACGGCGGCCGCTCGGAGATCGCGCAGTGGTACATCGACAACGCCCCCGATATTTCCGGCGGCACCAACATCGTCGCCGTGATCCTCGTGGAATTCCGTGCACTCGATACCCTGGGCGAGCTGTCCGTGCTCGGCATGGCGGGTGTCGTGATCTACTCGGTGGTCTACTCGGTGCCCAAGCACAGCTTCCTCCCCGGCACCAAGCCGCCGCGCTTCGGCTTCGAGGAGCTCAACGCCACCCCGCTGCGGCACGTGTTCAAGGTAGTAGTCCCCATCCTCATGGTTCTGTCCGTGCTGATCTTCCTGCGTGGACACGAGGACCCGGGCGGAGGATTCGTGGCAGCACTCGTGGCCGGCGGGGCCATCGCCCTCGGCTACCTGGCGAAGCCCGCCGACGAGCGGATCGTCAAACCCAACACCCCGTTCCTGCTCATCGGTTTCGGCATCATCCTGGCGCTCACCCCAGGCTTCTTAGGCCTGGCACAGGGCTCCTTCCTCTACGCCATCCACGGACACATCGGTGACATCCACCTGACCACCTCCCTCATCTTCGACATGGGCATCTACCTGGCGGTGCTCGGCATGATCACCATGGGCATCAACGCCCTCGGCGGCCGCCTGCGCCCCGGTGCCTACCCCGGCGATCTCGCCTTCGTCCGCGACGACGAATCGCCCCTGCCCGATGTCAGCTTCGACGAAGACCCCGAGGCGGAACTGACCGACCCGGACTTCCACCACCAGATGGACGTCGAAAAGCACGAAGGAAAGAAGGTGCACCAGCAATGATCATGGCACTGACCATCGCGGTCCTCGTGGCAGGCGGTGTGTACCTCGTGATGCAACGCGGCATGATGCGCATCGTGCTCGGCATGTCGCTCATCAGCCACGCCGCCAACATCATCATCCTGGTAGCCGGCGTACCCGCCTACCGGGGCGAAGTATTCGGCGACCGCACCGACGTCGCCGACATGGCCGACCCGCTGCCCCAAGCCTTCGTGCTCACAGCCATCGTGATCACCATGGCCACCGTCACCTTCATGCTGGCGCTCGCAGCCCTCGGCCTCGACGACGACACCCGCAACCCCACCGACCCCGAAGCGCCCGCCGCGTGGAACACCGCCGGCCGCAAAGTCCGCACCAACCAGTCACCCCGCCGCTCCGAAAAGCTCAAGCAACGCTATGAGCGGCACCTGAAGGATGCGGAGGAAAACGACTAATGGACATTGTTCTTCCGCTGTTTGTTGCGATCCCACTACTGATCGCGGGCATCGCGACACTACTGCCCAACAAAATCGCCCGCGACGCCCTGCACCTCATCGTGCCCGCGGCAACCATCGTCGCCGGGCTGTGGCTATTCAGCTACACCGCCGAACACGGCACCATCGCCCACAACGTGGGTAAATACGTGGGCGGCGTCGCCATCCCCTTCGTGGCCGACTCCTTCTCGGCGGTCATGATCGTCACTACTGCCATCGTGGCCCTGGCGGCGAACTGGTTCGCCACTACTGTTGGCGAGACCCGCGCCCGGTTCTACCCCGCGCTCACCCTGATGCTGCAAACCGGCATCAACGGCGCACTACTGACCGGCGATCTCTTCAACTTCTTCGTGTTCATGGAAGTCATGCTGCTGCCCTCCTACGGGCTGCTCGCCATGACCGGCACGTGGTCGCGCATGGCATCCGGCAGGCTATTCGTGCTGGTGAACCTAACCGCCTCGACACTACTGCTCATCGGCGTCGGCATCCTCTACGGAGTCGCCGGCTCGGTGAACATCGCCGCCCTCGCCGGGGCCGGCACAGAGCGCGGCCCCATCACCGTGGCCCTCGGCATCGTGATGATCGCGCTCGCCATCAAAGCCGGCGTGTTCCCCCTACACACCTGGCTGCCGCGCACCTACCCCGGATCCTCGGCCGCAGTGATGGCCCTGTTCTCCGGCCTGCACACCAAGGTGGCGGTGTACATGATCTTCCGTATCTACACCGTGATCTTCGACCTCGACGACCGCTGGAACACCCTCATCATCGTGGTGATGGTGGCCTCCATGCTCGTCGGCGGTTTCGCCGGCCTGGCCGAACACACCATCCGCCGCGTACTCGCCTACCAAATGGTCAACGGCATGCCCTTCATCCTGGTGATGCTCGCCTTCACCAGCCTCGACCCGCAGCGCGCCCTCGCCGCCGGCATGCTCTACGCCCTGCACCACATGATCACCATCGGGGCACTGACCCTCACCTCCGGCGCGATCGAAGAGACTTACGGCACCGGCCGACTCATCCGGCTATCTGGGCTTATGCGACGCGACCCGCTAGTCGCCGCCATCTTCGCCGCAGGCTCCTTCTCCATCGTCGGCTTCCCGCCGCTATCGGGCCTGTGGGGCAAGCTGTTCATCATGGCCGAGGTGGCGCGCCCTGCCACTACTGCCTCGTGGATCGTGATCGCCACCATCATTGTGGCTTCCATGGGTGCACTACTGAGCATGCTGCGCGTCTGGCGCAAGGTGTTCTGGGGCAAGCCCATGCAGACCTCTGAATTCCCCGCCGACTATGTGATCGCCAAACCGATCATTGCGCCGGCCGCCGCCATGATCCTGCTGTCCTTCGCCATGTTCATCTTCGCCGGCACCATGTTTGATGTGGTGCTCACCGCCAGCGAGGGGCTACTGGACGTGAGCAGCTACCAGCAGGCAGTCCTAGACAACTTCGATCAGGCCCAGGCCGTCGGCGTCGTCGCCGGGGCGGCAGGATAGGACAACAATGCACTGGATTAGCTACACCCTCTGGTTGATTGGCCAAGTGATTGCGTCGGCAAGCAAAGTCGCAATCGACACGGTCCGCATCAACAACACGCAAGACCCGATCATCGTCAACTACCCCGTGCGCGTCACCGGTGAATGGGAACGCACCTTCTTTTCCACCTCCATCACCATGACCCCCGGCACCCTCTCCGTGGGATTCAGGCCCGTCGACGCCATCGATGGCGCCGAATCCGAATCCGGCCACATCCTGCTCGTGCAGGCCGTCTACGGATCCGACCCCGCCGGCGTGATCGCTGACCTCGCACACATGGAGGAAAAACTCGCGCCCCGCGTCGCAGCACACCCCATCACCTACAGCCCCTGGATGTACGCCGGAAACGTCGGCGACGGCTACCGCAACGACATCGACTTCCCCCTCGCGGAGCTCGACGAAGACAGCGCCAAAAGCAAAGAACAACAGCGCGTCGCACGCATCAAACAAGCCCGCATCGAGGCCGCCAAACGGCAACAACAGCAGAAAGGAGACAAGAAATGAGCGTTCTTGACATCATCTGCTACCTCGGCATCGCCGCCTTCACCATCTCGCTCACCATCGCGCTATCGCTGGCCATCCGCTCCCAAGATGCCGGCACCCGCGCACTACTGGCCGACATGGTGTTCTACTGCATGCTCGGCATCTACCTCGTCTGGACCCTCACGCATCCCGTGTCCATCTCCTACGAGATAGCCATCCTGGCGTCGATCATGGGCGCACTCACTACTGTTTCTCTCGCCCGCATCCTCTCGAAAGGCAGGAGGTAGCCATGCCCATCAGCGACATCATCGTCGGAGCCCTCGTACTCCTGGCCTCGTTTCTCGCCATGGTTACCGTCCGCTCCATCTGGGAAGCCAAAGATGCGCTCACCCGCGTCAACTTGCTGAGCCCGCTCACCGGAGTAGCACTACCGTTGCTGATCATCGCCAACCTGGTGCACGACTTCTCCACCAAAGGCATTGACCCCAACAACCTGGTGCGCGCCATCATCTCGATCGCGTTCCTCCTAGCAGTAGTGAGCGTCTCCAGCTTCTACCTCGCCCGCGCCATCTACGGCGTATCCGTTGATGACCGGGTGCGCCTCGCCCACGAACGGGCGGAGCTCACAGCAGCTGAGAAGCAGGCGGCCGACACTACTGGCACGCCCGACAGCCCCGCTGCTGGGCGGCAGCCCGAGGAAACCCCGGCCCCCGAAGCCGACCCGCAGCAGGCAGCTGAACAGTAGTGCCACCCTGCCCCAACCCCCAAGGTTCCACATCCTTGGGGGTTCAGTAGTTCTACCAGCCTCTCAGCCCCTCACGGTCCTCGGCACGCACGTGTGGCCCCGCCGCGGCTGGTGCGCGGTGGGGCTGGGTGCGTGGGTGGGTTAGTCGGCGGGTGGTTCGCAGCCGGGTGGCCAGGGTTGGTTGCGTATGCGTCTGCCGGCGGCGCGGGAGGCGGCGTAGCCGTTGTTGATGGTGACGGTGGGGTTGGGGGTGCCCCGGGCGGTGCCGACGATGCCTGTGTGTGGGTCACGTCGGGCGTGGTGTTTGCGGGGGTTGCGTTGGGTGTCGTCGTTGTCGGTGTGGTGGGTGCGGCATCGGGCGGTGAGGTTGTCTATGTCGGTGGTGCCGCCGTATTCCCAGGCTGTGATGTGGTGGATGTCGCAGCGGGAGAGGGGTGTGGAGCAGCCGGGGTGGGAGCATACGCCTTCGGTGGCGAAGAGGGCGAGTCTTTGGGCGAAGGTGGCGGTGCGGGCCATGCGGCCGACGCGGAGCGCCATGCCGGTGCTGGGGTCGTGGATGACGTAGAAGCCGTATTTGTTGGCGGCGAGTTCTTCGAGTTGGTCGAGGGTGAGGTTGATGCCGGTGTTGGTGGGCAGGCTGTAGCCGGCGGCGATGAGGTCGTCGCGGTCGAAGTCTTTGGCGGAGAAGCTGAAGACCATGGCGCTGCTGCGGCTGGTGTCGCCGCGGCCCATGACGGTGCAGGCGGCGTCGGCGCTGCGTTGGTCGAAGGTGCGGGTGTCGCCGCTGGGGCGGGGCTTGCGGAGTTCGGCGTCGAGTTGGGCTTTGAAGTCTGCGATGGCGGCGGCGGGGAGTTTGGCGTTGATGGAGCAGATGCCGTCTTCGTCGGCGCGGGTGATGCGGAAGAAGCGTTTAGTGCGGCCGCGGGCGGGGTTGGCGCCGAGCCGGGCGTTGATCGTGCGGACGCGTTCGATGGCGGCGGCGCGCACGTCGG from the Corynebacterium ciconiae DSM 44920 genome contains:
- a CDS encoding sodium:proton antiporter, with the protein product MIMALTIAVLVAGGVYLVMQRGMMRIVLGMSLISHAANIIILVAGVPAYRGEVFGDRTDVADMADPLPQAFVLTAIVITMATVTFMLALAALGLDDDTRNPTDPEAPAAWNTAGRKVRTNQSPRRSEKLKQRYERHLKDAEEND
- a CDS encoding HNH endonuclease signature motif containing protein, whose protein sequence is MTTTLQRARADLAAALEAAEAALYSASDADIAAQWDEVVALDALMGIKAHIDVLLAHRLANGLSSMVAGTTKAVRVLEEELGWSRSRATTVSTQAHRLYGPLVNDNDDNSEAQQLRHASERLMRQSLLSAETRTLIETKLAKLKTDNALIRETLRNQLITYAASHNHADVRAAAIERVRTINARLGANPARGRTKRFFRITRADEDGICSINAKLPAAAIADFKAQLDAELRKPRPSGDTRTFDQRSADAACTVMGRGDTSRSSAMVFSFSAKDFDRDDLIAAGYSLPTNTGINLTLDQLEELAANKYGFYVIHDPSTGMALRVGRMARTATFAQRLALFATEGVCSHPGCSTPLSRCDIHHITAWEYGGTTDIDNLTARCRTHHTDNDDTQRNPRKHHARRDPHTGIVGTARGTPNPTVTINNGYAASRAAGRRIRNQPWPPGCEPPAD
- a CDS encoding monovalent cation/H+ antiporter subunit D family protein, giving the protein MDIVLPLFVAIPLLIAGIATLLPNKIARDALHLIVPAATIVAGLWLFSYTAEHGTIAHNVGKYVGGVAIPFVADSFSAVMIVTTAIVALAANWFATTVGETRARFYPALTLMLQTGINGALLTGDLFNFFVFMEVMLLPSYGLLAMTGTWSRMASGRLFVLVNLTASTLLLIGVGILYGVAGSVNIAALAGAGTERGPITVALGIVMIALAIKAGVFPLHTWLPRTYPGSSAAVMALFSGLHTKVAVYMIFRIYTVIFDLDDRWNTLIIVVMVASMLVGGFAGLAEHTIRRVLAYQMVNGMPFILVMLAFTSLDPQRALAAGMLYALHHMITIGALTLTSGAIEETYGTGRLIRLSGLMRRDPLVAAIFAAGSFSIVGFPPLSGLWGKLFIMAEVARPATTASWIVIATIIVASMGALLSMLRVWRKVFWGKPMQTSEFPADYVIAKPIIAPAAAMILLSFAMFIFAGTMFDVVLTASEGLLDVSSYQQAVLDNFDQAQAVGVVAGAAG
- a CDS encoding Na+/H+ antiporter subunit G yields the protein MPISDIIVGALVLLASFLAMVTVRSIWEAKDALTRVNLLSPLTGVALPLLIIANLVHDFSTKGIDPNNLVRAIISIAFLLAVVSVSSFYLARAIYGVSVDDRVRLAHERAELTAAEKQAADTTGTPDSPAAGRQPEETPAPEADPQQAAEQ
- a CDS encoding monovalent cation/H+ antiporter subunit E; its protein translation is MHWISYTLWLIGQVIASASKVAIDTVRINNTQDPIIVNYPVRVTGEWERTFFSTSITMTPGTLSVGFRPVDAIDGAESESGHILLVQAVYGSDPAGVIADLAHMEEKLAPRVAAHPITYSPWMYAGNVGDGYRNDIDFPLAELDEDSAKSKEQQRVARIKQARIEAAKRQQQQKGDKK